The window CTTTATCCGGTTGTTCGTTGTGTTATCTGTGCCGGGTTAGCCTAAGCTTTTTAAAATGGTTTGCCAGTCGCAATATTTCTCCACGTTCTCCAAGGCTTTATGAATACTGCCTTGGTCTGCAGGGGTAATGCGTCCCGACAGCTCGCTGAGTTTTTCAATGGTGGTATAAGTGTCATAGTGAACCAAAATCACCGGTACATCCTTTTCTACAGCCCGGCTGATGACTTTGACATCCGGGTACAGGCCTCCGGTGAGAATAATGGCGGAAGTGCTGGTCTCCAGTGCGGCCAGAGCCATATCCGCCCGGTCGCCGCCGGTGATGAAAACCTTATTATTGGTACGTCTTAAAAAGGCCAGGGCGCTTTCGATGGTCATGGCGCCTACCATAATGTCTTCCACCAGCAGGTCCAGATGTTTCTCACCGGTTAAAAGCTCTCCCCCCAGTACTTCATAAACCTGGGCTACCGAGGGCGCGGTTAATTCCGTTATCTTGGGGATAATCCCCAGGGTTACAAAGCCGTTTTCATTTAACAGGGGCTTATACACGCCTTCGATTTTTGCCAGAATGGGTCTGGGAACATGGGTAAAGAGATTACCGATCACAGGAACGCCGGAGTATTGAATATATTTATTGAAAAACACCGCCTGATCAAGACTGTAATCATTTTTAACATTAATCAGATAGATGGCGCTGGATTTAAGTTTTGCCGCCAGGGAAGGGGCATCCAGACCAATGGTACCCATAATGTGGGGGAAAATGGCGCTGTCCACAATGACCAGATCCGAATGGGCGGAAAGCTGATGAAAGGCTTCTTCTATGGTCTGGAGCATTTCCGCCTGCCGGTTGCCCCGGGACAGATAGAAGGGGCTGGCATTGGTGGGAACAATGGTCTCCAGGGGGGCGTCCATATTTAAAATTTCCTTCATTAAGACCGCATCCTCGTCGGCCTTGCCGGCTGTCACCGCAACTCCCACCGGTTTGAAATAAGACACTTTGAGGCCTTCCTGTTTAAACTTAAGGGCAAGCCCCACTGCCATTGCCGTTTTGCCGCTGCCTGCGGAACCCATAATAAACAGGCTTTTCAATGGTAAACACCTCACCATCTCTTTATTGTATTTTCTCCAATTTTACAAGATTAAATGTTAATGGTAATTTTTATATCCAACGCCGAGTAGCCGTCGGTATAGGCTAACAGGGGATTAATATCCATCTCGCTGATTTCCGGAAAATCAAGTACCAGCCGGGCTACTCGGGATACCATATCAATAATGCTGAACATATCCGAGGGTTTTTCCCCCCGGTAACCCCGCAGCAGGGTGTAGGCTTTGGTCTCGGTAATCATGGCCTGGATTTCCTGACGGGTCAGTCCCCGGGCCAGGCGGAAAGACACGTCCTTTAACAGGTTTACATATACGCCGCCCAAACCAAAGGCAATGAGCGGGCCGAATTGAACATCCCGGGTCATACCAATAATCAGTTCCGTTCCTTTGGGCATCATTTTACCCACTTCAATGCCATGGGGAATCACATTAGGCAGATAACGCTGAACATTTTCCATAATCTCAATAAAACCGTTGCGCACTTCTTCGGAATTATGCAAACCGATTTTAACGCCGCCCACATCGGTTTTGTGCATAATCTTTGGAGAAGCAACCTTTAATACCACGGGATAACCGATTTCCTCAGACAAGGCCACCGCTTCCTCCGGCGTTACGGAAAGTTTGACCGGCACAGCGGAAATACCGTAGGCTTTGGCCACGGCCGCTGCTTCGCTGCCCAGCAAAACACTGCGGCCGTCCCGGAAAACATCGTAAAAAATGGCTTTTACCCGATTTTGATCAATGTCGTCCAGTTCGATTTCACCGATCTCCGCGCCGGCAGCGGAAGTTCTGGCATAGCTCACCATGCCGGCAATGGAATAGACGGTGGGTTCCGGAAAGGTAAATACGGGAATTCTGGCCTGGGCCAGCTTTTTAGCGCCCTCCGCCAGCACCCCGCCGCCCATGTAGGCTGAAAAAATCGGTTTATCCGGATATTTTCCGTGGAGATCAATAATTTTCTGGGCAATGTTTTCCGGGTCGGTTACGGCGGTGGGGCAGACCAGAACCACAATGCTGTCTACATTGGGATCCTTTAAAACCGATTCCAGAGCAGCGGCGTAACGATCCGCCCGGGCATCTCCCAGCACATCCACCGGATTATAAATATTGCCTTCCGCTGGCAAATGGGACCGCAGAACTTCCAGGGTTTCTTTTTCAAAACGGGCCATGGTCAAACCGGAATTTTCGATGGCATCCGCTGTCACAATGCCTGGACCGCCGGCATTGGTTACAACAGCAACCCGGTCTCCCTGGGGAATGGGTTGATAGGAGAAAGAAAGAGCCAAGTCAAATAGTTCCGTCATGCTGTTGGCCCGGAGAATACCCGCCTGCTTAAAAGCAATTTGATAGGCCAGATCACTACCCGCGAGGGCCCCGGTATGGGAAGAAGCGGCCAGGGCGCCGGCTTGACTGGTGCCGGATTTAAGGACAATAACCGGTTTTTTCCTGGAGGTACGGGCTGCCACATCCAAAAAGTGTCTGCCGTTTTGTACATCTTCTATGTAACAAAGGATGACCCTGGTGAAAGGGTCGTCCGCAAGGGCTTCAATAAAAGCGGCTTCATCCAGATCCGCCTTGTTGCCAAGGCTGATGACCCGGCTGAACCCCAGGCCGATGGATTTGGACCAGTCCATGATGGATACCAGCATGGCCCCGCTTTGGGAAATGAAGGCAATATCCCCTTTCAGGGGGAAAACAGCGGAATAAGAGGCGCTGATGGGAATATGGGTATCCATCAATCCCACGCAGTTTGGACCCACCAGACGAATCCCGTATTTATGGCAAACAGCAAGCAGTTTTTTTTCTAATTCCAAACCTTCCGGACCAATTTCCTTAAATCCGGGAGTGATCACCACAATGGTTTTAATGCCCACCCGCCCACATTCATCTACTACCTCCGGGCAATGCTTGGCGGGTACACAAATAACCCCCAGATCCATCTTTTCAGGAACTTCCAAAAGGGATGCAAAGCAGGGAAGCCCCTCTATTTCCGATTCCCTGGAGTTAATGGGAAAAATACTTCCTTTAAATCCACTGGCAAGGACATTTTTTACCAAAATATTCCCTATTTCTCCATCTGTTTTGGATGCCCCGACAATGGCCACAGACTTTGGATGAAACAGAGATGCTAAGTCCGCCATGGGCCTCACCTTCCAATCCATATTCAGTGCTTTATCATTTCCCCGTGTTTGTTTGTAGTTTTTCCACAAGCTCAGGAGGAATACCTTCCGCTACTTCTAAAAAGACTGAAAATAAATGCCTCTTTTCATTGTTACCTTTGGAAAAGACGAAAAAGGAAGCGGCCGGTTGGAATAATGAAGGCACAAAAAATCAAAAGAGCCAAAGCGCAAAACAATAGTTTGCAGGAAAGGCCCAGGAAGAAAAGGGGGGATGGGCTGACAGCATGAAAGGCAGGCCCGAGAACCGGCAGTGTCAGGGTCTGGGTGATTTTTCCCGGTGTGTAAAGCAGCCAGGTGAAAGCAGCGGATAACAGACCATGAGCCACCCGGCTCAGCACAAAGATTTTCATGGAAAGATCGGTTTCAGCAATCATGCTGGCCACCTGGGCGTGAACCGACAAACCGCTCCAACCCAAAATCATGGCCACGGTCATCAGACGCTGCAGTTCGGGTGCTGCGGCTTCCGAGGCCAGCTTGGTACCGATGGTCATTTCAAAGAAACCGCTGGACAGCGCCACCAGGGCTTCCGGTGTAAAACCCAGGGGAGCCAGGAAAAGACTAAAAAAGAGGGATAATTGACGAATCACCCCGGCTTCGGTAAAAAGCCGGATGATCACCGCAAAAAGAATAATAAAACCCCCAATATTGAAGAGTTTGGTAATGGAAGAGGAGACCGCTTCACCAATTAATTTTCCCAGAGGCCTGGATTCCTGACGCAGGTGGTTCAACAAGGTTTGCAAAGCCTGCCCAACCAGGAGTCCCCGGCCCCGGTTACAGGGCCTGGGAGAGCGCTCAGGGTCGCCCTGCCTGCCGTAAAAGCGCAGCAGCAGGCCTAAAACAAGACTGGCCAGATAATGGGCGCCGGCAATGGTCAGGCCTAAATCGGGACGTCCAAACATGCCTACGGCCACGGCCACCAGCATAAACAGCGGACTGGAATTATTGGTAAAGCTCATCAGCCGCTCACCCTCCAGACGGGTGCACAGCCCGTCCTGGCGCAGCCTGGCCGTGACCATGCTGCCGATGGGAAAGCCGCTGGTAAAACCGATCACCATCACAAAAGCGCCGGTTCCGGGAACATTAAAAAGGGGCCGCATCACCGGTTCCAACAAGATGCCCAGAAAACGAACGATGCCAAAGGCCATTAATAATTCCGAGGCAATGAAAAAGGGCAATAAGGATGGGAAAACAATATTCCACCAAGCTTTTAAACCACTCAGAGCGCCCAAATAGACAATCTTCGGCTGCCAGATCATGGCTAAAACAAACACCAGGGCCAGGGCAGTCCAGAACAACTTGATCAGATCTTTTTTTCTAAGTCTCAGGTTTAATCCGGTGCGTCGCTGCAGCAAAATAAATTCACCCCAATGTAAAGGATAAAAATCTTCCCTGCACTATATATAATAAAATGAATAGACTTTATACCAGTGGTTCAGGAGTTTGCCAATATACAGTAATTTTCCTTGACAAATAAATTTCTGCTTTATATAATGAATTTTGTTAAATAATGAG is drawn from Desulforamulus ruminis DSM 2154 and contains these coding sequences:
- a CDS encoding phosphotransacetylase family protein, with protein sequence MKSLFIMGSAGSGKTAMAVGLALKFKQEGLKVSYFKPVGVAVTAGKADEDAVLMKEILNMDAPLETIVPTNASPFYLSRGNRQAEMLQTIEEAFHQLSAHSDLVIVDSAIFPHIMGTIGLDAPSLAAKLKSSAIYLINVKNDYSLDQAVFFNKYIQYSGVPVIGNLFTHVPRPILAKIEGVYKPLLNENGFVTLGIIPKITELTAPSVAQVYEVLGGELLTGEKHLDLLVEDIMVGAMTIESALAFLRRTNNKVFITGGDRADMALAALETSTSAIILTGGLYPDVKVISRAVEKDVPVILVHYDTYTTIEKLSELSGRITPADQGSIHKALENVEKYCDWQTILKSLG
- the acs gene encoding acetate--CoA ligase alpha subunit, which translates into the protein MADLASLFHPKSVAIVGASKTDGEIGNILVKNVLASGFKGSIFPINSRESEIEGLPCFASLLEVPEKMDLGVICVPAKHCPEVVDECGRVGIKTIVVITPGFKEIGPEGLELEKKLLAVCHKYGIRLVGPNCVGLMDTHIPISASYSAVFPLKGDIAFISQSGAMLVSIMDWSKSIGLGFSRVISLGNKADLDEAAFIEALADDPFTRVILCYIEDVQNGRHFLDVAARTSRKKPVIVLKSGTSQAGALAASSHTGALAGSDLAYQIAFKQAGILRANSMTELFDLALSFSYQPIPQGDRVAVVTNAGGPGIVTADAIENSGLTMARFEKETLEVLRSHLPAEGNIYNPVDVLGDARADRYAAALESVLKDPNVDSIVVLVCPTAVTDPENIAQKIIDLHGKYPDKPIFSAYMGGGVLAEGAKKLAQARIPVFTFPEPTVYSIAGMVSYARTSAAGAEIGEIELDDIDQNRVKAIFYDVFRDGRSVLLGSEAAAVAKAYGISAVPVKLSVTPEEAVALSEEIGYPVVLKVASPKIMHKTDVGGVKIGLHNSEEVRNGFIEIMENVQRYLPNVIPHGIEVGKMMPKGTELIIGMTRDVQFGPLIAFGLGGVYVNLLKDVSFRLARGLTRQEIQAMITETKAYTLLRGYRGEKPSDMFSIIDMVSRVARLVLDFPEISEMDINPLLAYTDGYSALDIKITINI
- the ylbJ gene encoding sporulation integral membrane protein YlbJ, whose product is MLQRRTGLNLRLRKKDLIKLFWTALALVFVLAMIWQPKIVYLGALSGLKAWWNIVFPSLLPFFIASELLMAFGIVRFLGILLEPVMRPLFNVPGTGAFVMVIGFTSGFPIGSMVTARLRQDGLCTRLEGERLMSFTNNSSPLFMLVAVAVGMFGRPDLGLTIAGAHYLASLVLGLLLRFYGRQGDPERSPRPCNRGRGLLVGQALQTLLNHLRQESRPLGKLIGEAVSSSITKLFNIGGFIILFAVIIRLFTEAGVIRQLSLFFSLFLAPLGFTPEALVALSSGFFEMTIGTKLASEAAAPELQRLMTVAMILGWSGLSVHAQVASMIAETDLSMKIFVLSRVAHGLLSAAFTWLLYTPGKITQTLTLPVLGPAFHAVSPSPLFFLGLSCKLLFCALALLIFCAFIIPTGRFLFRLFQR